Genomic window (Achromobacter sp. B7):
CGAACTCAAGCAGGCGTCCACCACCATTTTGCTGGTCGAGCAGAACTTCAACTTTGCGCGCCGGGTCGGCGACCATGTCGCCGTCATGGACGACGGCCGTATCGTCCACGCGGGCGCCATGCAGACGTTGGCGCAAGACGAGGCGCTACAGACCCGCCTGCTGGGCCTATCGCTGGGAAGCCATCAATGAGCACCTTGGATATCGATACCCCACGGCCACGCGTGCGCGCGGACCTGCGCCCCGTGCTGCTGGTCGTCGCATTGGCCGCGCTTGCACTGCCGCTGGTAGGCTCGTTGTCGACCTGGATCACCCTGACGTTGGCCGGCCTGGCCATGGGCATGATCATCTTCATCGTCGCCTCGGGCATGACGCTGGTGTTCGGGCTGATGGATGTTTTGAACTTCGGCCACGGCCTGTTCATTGCCATCGGCGCGTACATGGCGGCCACGGTGCTGGGGTCGATGTCCGACTGGACGCAGACGGCAAGCCTGTGGACGAACATGGTTGCGGTACTGCCGGCCATGATCGTGGGCATGCTTGTGGCCGGCGCGGTGGGCCTGGCCTTCGAACGCGTCATTGTGCGGCCGGTGTACGGCCAGCATCTGAAGCAGATCCTGATCACCATGGGCGGCATGATCATCGGCGAAGAGATCATCAAGATGATCTGGGGTCCGCAAACGCTGTCGCTCCCGCTGCCCGAGGCGCTGCGCGGCGCGTTCCTGCTGGGCGACGCCGCGATCGAGAAATTTCGCATC
Coding sequences:
- a CDS encoding branched-chain amino acid ABC transporter permease — translated: MSTLDIDTPRPRVRADLRPVLLVVALAALALPLVGSLSTWITLTLAGLAMGMIIFIVASGMTLVFGLMDVLNFGHGLFIAIGAYMAATVLGSMSDWTQTASLWTNMVAVLPAMIVGMLVAGAVGLAFERVIVRPVYGQHLKQILITMGGMIIGEEIIKMIWGPQTLSLPLPEALRGAFLLGDAAIEKFRIVALAVGVLVLGGMLWVLNRTKLGLLIRAGVEDREMVESLGYRIRHLFVGVFVAGSMLAGLGGVLWGMYQQSIVPQLGAQVNVLIFIVIMIGGLGSTVGCLIGALLVGLMANYTGFLVPKAALFSNIALMVAILLWRPQGVYPVTNR